In the Clostridium cellulovorans 743B genome, AAAAGTTTTCATACTTATTTTGACGATACCAATTTTTATGGGGGTCCTTGACTCAATTCTAGAGATTTTAAGGAGCTAATAGGATGAAGAGAATAATAAGCTTTTTGATTGTTTTAATATTAGTATCTATTACGAGTTGTTTTAGTGTACGAGCTGATAATAAATTACAAAATAGAAATATTGAGATAGTTAAAGCAGATAATCAGAGTAATGCAAATAGTAAAAGTATAGATGCAGATAATAAGGAAGCCAATGACATAATAAATGATGAAACTAATAAATTTTATAAATATATAACTGAGGAAAAGCATAAATATGAATTGATTTCAGATATGGATATAAAACAATATGTTGAAGAAATAATGAAAAATGGACAAGGAAACTTAGATACAAAAGAAATAATAAGAGTTATTTTTATATATATGGCAAGAGAATCAACCTTTGTAATAAAGATGATGCTAACGTTATTTGTAATATCAATACTAGGATCATTAATCAGTAATATGCAAAGTACCTTTGAAAAAGAAATTGTGAATACGGCTGTGGATTTTGCTTTTAAAGGTATAGCTTTTGTTGTGTTATTAAATTGCATGCAAGTTAGTATAAGTATTACAAAAGAGGCTATTGGAGCAATGACTGGTTTTATGTACTCTATAGTGCCGCTGATGTTAATGCTTGTAGCATCAGTTGGTGGGATAACTCAAGCTTCAGTGATGAACCCAATAATGATAGGAATAATTAATCTAAGTTCTATAGTTGTTAAAGAATTTTTTGTACCAATTATATTAATGGTTTTTCTTCTAAAATTTATAGAAAGGCTCACAAAAGGGCATTCATTAAGTAGACTAGCAAAGTTATTAGATAAAACTGTTGATATTACTCAAAAGTACATATTAACTTTAGGGATATTTCTTATTACCATAAAGGGCATAGTTGGCGGAGCATTTGATGATTTTACAATACAGTCAGCAAAGTTAGCAGTGGATACCTTTGTTCCCATAGTAGGAAAATCTTTATCTGATGCAGTTACAACAGTAGCTAGTTATTCATTGCAATTGAAAGCAGCAATAGGATCTGTAGGGTTATTTATTGTAATAGCAATAGTTCTCATGCCATTAATAAAGGTTCTTTTAATAGCTCTTGGACTAAAAATTACTGCTGCATTAGTAGAACCATTTTCAATAAATGATTATGAACTTTGCAACATAATTGAAGACACTGGTAACTCTATAACAAAGCTTGTTGCTTGTCTTGTAATAGTAACTTTTATGTTTTTTATATTGATTACAATTCTTTTAGCGAGTGGAAGGATAATATAACATTAGAGGTGAGAAAATGGATTGGTTAAAAACATGGGTAACTACGATTATTACCTTATCAATTTTTACTGCTGTAGCAAATTCTATGCTTCCAAACGGTACCATCAAAAAATATGCAAAATATGCAATT is a window encoding:
- the spoIIIAE gene encoding stage III sporulation protein AE: MKRIISFLIVLILVSITSCFSVRADNKLQNRNIEIVKADNQSNANSKSIDADNKEANDIINDETNKFYKYITEEKHKYELISDMDIKQYVEEIMKNGQGNLDTKEIIRVIFIYMARESTFVIKMMLTLFVISILGSLISNMQSTFEKEIVNTAVDFAFKGIAFVVLLNCMQVSISITKEAIGAMTGFMYSIVPLMLMLVASVGGITQASVMNPIMIGIINLSSIVVKEFFVPIILMVFLLKFIERLTKGHSLSRLAKLLDKTVDITQKYILTLGIFLITIKGIVGGAFDDFTIQSAKLAVDTFVPIVGKSLSDAVTTVASYSLQLKAAIGSVGLFIVIAIVLMPLIKVLLIALGLKITAALVEPFSINDYELCNIIEDTGNSITKLVACLVIVTFMFFILITILLASGRII